From a single Ensifer adhaerens genomic region:
- a CDS encoding monosaccharide ABC transporter ATP-binding protein, CUT2 family (TC 3.A.1.2.-), translating into MELSSGASTSAGAISAQDMAQETLLTLSGIRKEFPGVVALDNVHFNLRRGEVHAICGENGAGKSTLMKIISGVYQPTAGTIRYKGEDVRYASPRESEAAGIAIIHQELNLIPHLTVAENIFLSREPKRGPLVDRRKLRADAKACLDRLGVDISPDAQVLRLSVAQRQMVEIAKALSLNAEVIIMDEPTSSLTEQEANLLFRVIRDLRSKGAGIVYISHRLDEMAQIVDRVTILRDGRFVSSDDFAAVSVNDIVSRMVGRSLDEKFPERTSVPTAEPILRVRGLTRTGVFSDISFDLMRGEILGFAGLMGAGRTEVARSIFGAEPAEAGTIEFNGRELSIRSPQDAIAQGISYLSEDRKSQGLAIKMSVAANLLLANMNAVASRFGIIDRGKHRDRASHYVDLLGIKTPSLDQTVSRLSGGNQQKIIIGKWLFRNSHLLFFDEPTRGIDVGAKYAIYKIMDELASKGIGVVLISSELPEILGMTDRVAVFHAGRIAKVLDTRATSQEEIMFYASGQDAQRKGMQQ; encoded by the coding sequence ATGGAATTGTCTTCCGGCGCAAGCACCTCGGCTGGCGCGATTTCTGCACAAGATATGGCGCAGGAGACGCTGCTGACCCTTTCCGGGATCCGCAAGGAATTTCCCGGCGTTGTTGCGCTCGACAATGTTCATTTCAATCTTCGGCGTGGCGAAGTTCATGCGATCTGCGGTGAGAACGGGGCCGGGAAATCGACGCTGATGAAGATCATCAGCGGAGTCTATCAACCGACGGCCGGCACCATCCGCTACAAGGGCGAGGACGTGCGCTATGCCTCGCCGCGCGAATCCGAAGCGGCAGGGATCGCCATTATCCATCAGGAACTCAATCTGATTCCCCACCTGACGGTGGCTGAAAACATCTTCCTGTCACGCGAGCCGAAACGTGGTCCGCTGGTCGATCGTCGGAAACTGAGAGCGGATGCGAAAGCCTGTCTCGACCGCCTCGGTGTCGACATCAGCCCCGACGCGCAGGTTCTCCGCCTTTCGGTGGCGCAGCGCCAGATGGTCGAGATCGCCAAGGCGCTTTCGCTCAATGCCGAAGTCATCATCATGGACGAGCCCACATCGTCCCTGACCGAGCAGGAGGCAAATCTCCTTTTTCGTGTCATCCGCGACTTGCGGTCAAAGGGGGCGGGCATAGTCTACATCTCCCATCGTCTGGATGAGATGGCCCAGATCGTCGATCGCGTAACCATCCTGCGTGACGGCCGGTTCGTCTCCAGCGACGATTTTGCGGCAGTGTCCGTGAATGACATCGTGTCCCGCATGGTGGGCCGCTCGCTGGACGAGAAGTTTCCGGAGCGGACGTCGGTTCCGACGGCCGAACCGATCCTGCGCGTGAGGGGGCTGACGCGGACCGGCGTGTTTTCCGACATCTCATTCGACCTCATGCGGGGCGAAATTCTCGGCTTCGCAGGTTTGATGGGTGCGGGCAGAACCGAAGTCGCGCGCTCGATCTTCGGGGCCGAGCCGGCAGAGGCCGGCACGATCGAATTCAATGGTCGCGAGTTGTCGATCCGCTCGCCGCAGGACGCGATTGCGCAAGGGATTTCCTACCTCTCCGAGGATCGCAAGAGCCAGGGCCTCGCCATCAAGATGTCGGTGGCGGCCAATCTTCTGCTCGCCAACATGAACGCCGTCGCCAGTCGTTTCGGAATCATCGACCGCGGCAAGCATAGGGATCGCGCATCCCATTATGTCGATCTGCTCGGTATCAAGACCCCATCTCTCGACCAGACGGTCAGCCGCCTGTCGGGCGGCAACCAGCAGAAGATCATCATCGGGAAATGGCTGTTCCGCAATTCGCACCTGCTGTTTTTCGACGAGCCGACGCGCGGCATCGATGTCGGCGCGAAATACGCCATCTACAAGATCATGGACGAGCTAGCCTCCAAAGGCATCGGCGTCGTGCTCATCAGTTCGGAACTGCCGGAGATCCTCGGCATGACAGACCGCGTGGCCGTGTTCCACGCCGGCAGGATCGCCAAGGTCCTCGATACCCGGGCGACAAGCCAGGAAGAAATCATGTTTTACGCTTCCGGTCAGGATGCGCAGCGCAAGGGAATGCAGCAATGA
- a CDS encoding transcriptional regulator, GntR family — protein sequence MSKTEEPRRLYQQVADKIRMSISAKGLKSGARLPSERDLAQELGVSRPSLREALIALEIEGTVEIRGGSGIYLTADAAKNTDTSPIYGESPSELMQARSMIEGSAIVLAASRITEEAIEDLRHILSEMASAVGAGQVPLEQDKAFHLLIARQTGNSVIEKIIAGLFEERHNPIAKRLQDRFGSVKSWSLALHEHQAIFEALSARDPLLAQSEMYRHLDASRRRWLDSKALDSAAARLQPLTP from the coding sequence ATGAGCAAAACTGAAGAACCAAGGCGGCTTTACCAGCAGGTTGCGGACAAGATCCGAATGTCAATTAGCGCGAAGGGTCTCAAGAGTGGCGCCCGTCTTCCGAGCGAGCGCGACCTCGCCCAGGAGCTTGGTGTTTCCAGACCCTCGCTGCGCGAGGCTCTGATCGCGCTGGAAATCGAAGGGACTGTGGAAATTCGCGGCGGCTCTGGAATTTACCTGACCGCAGACGCCGCAAAAAATACAGATACATCGCCAATTTATGGAGAAAGTCCGTCGGAACTGATGCAGGCCCGCTCGATGATCGAGGGAAGTGCCATCGTCCTCGCCGCCAGCAGGATCACGGAAGAGGCAATTGAGGATCTCAGACACATCCTGTCAGAGATGGCATCTGCGGTGGGAGCGGGGCAAGTGCCGCTCGAACAGGACAAGGCCTTCCACCTGCTCATCGCGCGCCAGACCGGCAATTCAGTGATCGAGAAGATCATTGCAGGGCTCTTTGAAGAGCGTCACAACCCCATTGCGAAACGACTTCAGGATCGATTTGGAAGCGTGAAATCATGGTCACTGGCGCTGCATGAGCACCAGGCAATTTTCGAGGCGCTGAGTGCCCGCGATCCCCTTCTGGCGCAATCGGAAATGTATCGACATCTGGACGCCTCCCGTCGCCGCTGGCTTGACTCGAAGGCGCTCGACAGTGCGGCGGCGCGACTGCAGCCACTGACCCCCTGA